CGTTTCGCCTGGCTGACACCGACCAGGCCGCTTCCTTGCATGCCGTCTCCAGCACGCATGCCGGCGCTGCCGTCACAAGGGAGCAACTTTGGGAGAACCTGCGGGCCTTCTTAGCCGAACTGCTGCCGGTGGCCGAAAAGTCAGGCGTCGCTCTGGCGATGCACCCCGACGATCCTCCGCTGGCCACGTTTGGCGAGCATGCGCGGATCATGAACTGCGTGAATGACTTCGAGCGATTGCTCGAGCTTTCTTCCAGCCCCAGCAACGGCATCTGCTTCTGCCAAGGAACGTTCGCCGTGATGGGGGTCGATATCCCCGGCACGATCCGCAAGCTGGGAGATCGCATTCGCTACGTTCACTTCCGCGATTCGCACGGAACGGCGGATGACTTTACCGAAGCGTTTCATGACAACGGTCCGACCGATATGGTCGCCGCGATGCACGCCTATCACGACATCGGCTTTCAAGGCCCAATTCGCCCCGATCACGTTCCGCAATTGACCGGCGAAGAAGAGGGGGATCCCGGCTACACCATGCTGGCGCGGTTCTTCGCCTTTGGCTATATCCGAGCGCTGATTCAAAGCGCCGAATATGGCTTGCAGCGCCGATAAAAGCCTGGGGGGCGTACGAATTCAAACGGAGCGGCGATTTTTCTTTTTTCCAGCCTCCACAGGCTTGCTCGAAACGGAGGACCAGAAGAGACTCAGGAGAAGGCCAGAAGCAACATGTGACAAGCTCACTCTCGGAAAAATAGAGATGGAACAAGCTTCAAACGCCGCTAACAAGAAAGTCGCCGCCAAGCGATTCCTTCTCATTGCCGTCATCGCGTTGGTTCCGATCTTGCTGCTGCTTCTGCGATATCGCTCTCATTTGGCCTGGAAAGTGATGGAGCACCAACTGGAACTGCGGGACGCCTTCGAATCGCCGACACGCCTGATGCCTTTAGCCACAATTCCCACCCAGTGGCGCAAAACCAAAGCAGCCGGCCTGAACTTGGCCCTTCCCAGCGATATGACGCAAATCCCCCTGGAAGACATCGAGGCCCTCCTTTTTGAGAATGAAGAACTCCGGGTTTTCATTTTCCCTCGCCTGCCAATCACGGCCGGCGATCAAGCGTATTTGCAAAAAGCAACGGAATTTTCGCCAACCCAACGTGAATTCACCTGGCCGAGCCTTCGCTTCGAGATCTTCCAAAAGAACGTCGACGATTTCCGCTGGTCAATGACCAACAAAGAAGTGCTGTGGCACTTCTACTGCATGAACATTCGCTGCGATCAGCCAGGCCAAAAGGTCGAAGGATTTTTCACGAACGACCTGGATGGTCTGTTGGTCACCGAGAACAACACCGCCAGCTTCGATTGGCAATCCAATTTGAAGCCCTATGACGGACTGCTGCAATTCGCGAGCAAGCAGGGCGAGTTGAACCTCGATCACGTTCGCGCCATTTGCCACAGCATTGAATTGGATGATAACGACTAGTTTTCTAAGCGGCGCCGGGACGCAGCGTAGATTCACGTGGGGCGAACGTAATGGGTAATTTTTTTCCCAAGCTTCTCGCAACACGTGCTACATCCCCATGCATGGACGCCGGGGCCCATTTTGTCGCTTGACATAACGCACGGACCAGAGATCCACTAACAAGGAAATCCCGAACCGGCAGACCGCAATCGCTCGGCGACCAAGAAGGCCGATTCGAGGACGCTTTGCTGCGCGATGCTGCTTTCCATCGCTGATCTACCAGGGATCTGGACAGAGACAGCGAAAAAAATCGCAGCGGTCCGGTCCAACTAGTTAAGCCGTAGGGCAGGCCGTGCCTGCCGCAGCGAAGATGTCCCCAAACTAACGCACAGGCAAGCTGGGAGATGTAATGACAAAAATTTCGGCAGTCCGGTCCAACCTTTGTCCGGCCTCAGTCCAACCTGAGATAGTCCAGAACAACTAATTTCTAAGGCCGAATGTCTATTGAAGAACGAAAATCGATACTGCTGATCTCCTTCATTAGACATTCGGCCTTCGTCATTCGACATTTTGACCAAACAGTCCGGTCCTGAAATGAGGCCGTCGCGGGGGGATATCAGACAACACGGCTCACCGAGCCGTGGCACGCAAGAAAGGAAAAACGGCAGCAATGCTTGAGCGCTGCTGCCGTACAAATTTCAAGGGAGTCGCTGTTGGCGTTACTACGCTTCCAACAACATCCGAGCCGGTTCTTCGATCGCGTCGCAGATGCGCTTCAGGGTGAGGACCGCTTCGCGGCCGTCGACCATGCAGTGATCGTAAGTCAGCGCCAAGTACATCATCGGGCGAATCACCACCTGACCGTCGCGAGCGACAGGGCGTTCCTCGATCGAGTGCATGCCGAGCACGCCGCTTTGGGGCGGATTGACGATCGGGGTCGACATCAGCGACCCATAGACGCCGCCGTTGGTGATCGTGAACGTACCGCCGGAAAGTTCGGCGGCGCTCAAGCGGTTTTCGTTCGCCCGGACGGCGAAGTCGGCGATCGCCAGTTCGATCTCGGCAAAACGCATCCGCTCGGCGTTCCGCAAGACCGGCACGACCAGCCCTTTTTTGCTGCCGATCGCGACGCCGACGTGGTAGTAGTCGCGATAGACGATTTTGTCGCCGTCACGGATCTCGGCGTTCAGGGCCGGCTGTTGCTTCAGCGCGTCGATCGTCGCTTTGATGAAGAACGACATGAAGCCCAGCTTGACGCCCCATTGATCGAGGAACCATTGGCCATATTTTTTGCGCAGCGCCATCACGTTGGTCATGTCGACTTGATTGAACGTGGTGAGCAGCGCGGCGTTTTGCTGAGCGCTTTTCAGCGTCTCGGCGATGCGGCGGCGGATCAGCGGCATCGGCACGATCTTTTCGCCTACTTGCGGCGCCAAACTCGTTTCGGCTCGCGGCGCGAGCTCTTGGCTCTTCACCGGAGCGGGCGCAGGAGCCGGCTTCTTCGGCTCTTCGGCCTTAGCCGGGGCGGGCGCGTGCTTGGTTTCGGCTTCGCCGTTGCTGCTGGCGGACGACTTGGCCGGCGTCGACGACGAGTTGATGATCGTCGGTCGCGAAGCTTTGCCGCGGCCCGAACTCGCAGCCGGAGCGGGGCTCGGCGCCGTTTTTTCGACTTCGGCGGCGGCGGGCTTCGCGGCTGGCGCGGCGGCCGGAGCCGCAGCGCCATCGTCCAGGATGCCGATCACTTCACCGACGGTGACCAAATCTCCTTCACGCTTGAAGATCTCGCGCAAGACCCCTTTGGCGGGAGCAGGCATTTCCATCGAAGCCTTGTCGGTTTCGAGCTCCACTAGGAACTCGTCTTCACTGACTTCGTCCCCTTCTTTCTTCATCCAGCGGCCGATTTGAACCTCTTGGATCGACTCTCCCGCTTCGGGCACTTTGAGTTCAATGCTCATTGGTTTGTTTAGTTATCTAATTGGCTAGTAGGTGTGGAAGGTGATTATTTCACGCGGTTAGTCGGCGAAAGCACGCTCGAGCAGATCCGCCTGTTCCCAAAGGTGAGCGCTTTTTGAACCGGTCGCAGGACTTGCCGAACGTGGTCGTCCTACTACCGTCAACTCATGGTCATCGATGCGATGGCCGGTAAATCGAGTCGCCCAATGCGGCCAAGCGCCCATGTTGAGCGGCTCTTCCTGAACCCAAGTCACCGGGCAATCGCTGGCGTACTCTTTCAGCGCGTCGGTAAACTTGCCGGCGCGAAGCGGATGCAGCATCTCGATCCGTAAGATCGCCACGTCGTCGAGCTGATGCTCGTTGCGGTAAGAGTCCAACTCGTAATAGAGCTTGCCGGTGCACAGCAACACGCGGCGCACTTTGGCCGGATCGCATGTTTCGTCCGGCAAAATCGGCTTGAATTCTCCCTCGGCCAAATCGGTCAATGACGAAACGGCGGAAGGATGACGCAACAGGCTCTTCGGCGTAAAGATGACCAGCGGCTTGCGCCACAATCGCAACGTCTGGCGACGAAGCAAGTGGAAGTATTGAGCCGGAGTCGATGGGTAAGCGACCTGGATGTTGTCCTCGGCGCCGATCGCCAGGAAACGTTCCAAACGGCCGCTGGAGTGCTCTGGCCCCTGCCCTTCGTAACCGTGCGGCAGCAGCATCACGATACCGCTGAGACGGTTCCATTTGTCTTCGGCGCTAGAGATAAACTCGTCGACGATCACCTGGGCGCAGTTGCCAAAGTCGCCAAACTGAGCTTCCCAAGCGACTAGCGCTTCGGGGAAGTCCAAGCTATAGCCATAGTCAAAACCAAGAACGCCAACTTCGCTGAGCGGGCTGTTGAGCAGTTCCACCGGCGCTTGATCGCCTGACAACTTCGAGAAGATGTTGTGCGTCTTGCCGGTGACGACGTCATGCAACACGCCATGCCGCTGACTGAACGTACCGCGTTGAGCGTCTTGCCCTGACAAGCGGACGCGGCGCCCGGCCATCGACAAGCTGGCGAACGCGAGCGCTTCGGCCGAAGCCCAGTCGAGCGGACGCTTGCCGTCTCCCATGGCGCGACGCGCTTCCATTTGGCGAGTCAGCTTCCGATGCAGATGGAACCCTTTGGGGATTTCGGTCAGCTTGACCAACATCTTCGACAGCTTTTCGACCGGCATGCCGGTATCCGGATCGTCTTCACCGACTTCCGGCTGCGGCCCGCCAAAGTAACCTTGCCAAACATTTTGCGGATGACGATCAGCTTGGGCCAGCTCTTTGCCGATTTCATATTCGGTCTGCAAGAATTCGTGATGCTGGGTGAGCATCTCATCCGCTTCTTGAACTTCAAACTGCCCCAGTTCGACCAGGTTGTCGAGGAAGCGATCGCGGATCGAGCGATGATGCTCGATCGCTTGGTAGAGCAGCGGCTGCGTGAAGCTCGGTTCGTCCGTTTCGTTGTGTCCGAAGCGGCGGAAGCAATACATGTCGATCACCACGTCACGCTGATGCGTACGTCGGAATTCCAGCGCCAGCGAAACCACTTGCGACACCGCCGCCGGGTTTTCGCCGTTGACGTGGAAAATCGGCGACTGCAACATGCGAGCGACGTCAGTCGCATAGATCGTCGAGCGCGAGTCGTGCGGCTGCGTCGTAAAGCCCAGCTGATTGTTGACAATCACATGCAGCGTTCCGCCGGTGCGATAGCCATGCAGTTGACTCAAGTTCAACGTTTCCTGAACGACCCCTTCGCCGGCGAATGCCGCATCGCCGTGGATCAACACGACGGCGCCCATTTGGCGTTCGGCGTCGCCGCGGCGATCTTGCTTGGCGCGCATGCGTCCCAAAGCGACCGGATCGACGTACTCCAAGTGGCTCGGGTTAAAGCAGAGCGAGACGTGAACCTTTTTGCCCGAAGCGGCCACATAGTCGCCGCTGGCGCCCATGTGATACTTCACGTCGCCGCCGCCGATGTGGCGTTGGGGATCGGAATCTTCAAATTGCGAGAAGATCTCACGCGGAGGCTGACGGATCACATTGGCCAACACGCTGAGACGACCACGGTGCGGCATCGCCAACACCAGTTCGCTGATCCCCTGTTCGGCGAAACCATGGATCGCCAGGTCGAGCAGCGGAATCAAGGTCTCGGAACCCTCGAGCGAGAAGGTCTTGGCGCCGAGGTATTTTTTGCGAACGAATTCTTCAAACACCATCGCTTCGGTCAGACGCTGCAAGATTCTGCGCTGCGTGTCGCGGTCAAGCGACGAGTCGCGATCGTCCCCTTCCACTTCTTCGATCAGCCAACGCCGGACGACATGGTCGTCGATGTGCTGCAGCTGAATACCAACGTCGCCGCAATAGACGCGCTGCATCCGCTCGAACAACTCACGCACCGTCGTCAGGATGGTCTCGCCGTCTCGATCGACGTAGACCGAGCGATCCAGGTCGCTCTCTTTGATATTAAACTGATCCGGCGACAGCGGAGGCGCCGGCGTGGTCGTCAGCCCCAGC
The nucleotide sequence above comes from Blastopirellula sp. J2-11. Encoded proteins:
- the odhB gene encoding 2-oxoglutarate dehydrogenase complex dihydrolipoyllysine-residue succinyltransferase, which encodes MSIELKVPEAGESIQEVQIGRWMKKEGDEVSEDEFLVELETDKASMEMPAPAKGVLREIFKREGDLVTVGEVIGILDDGAAAPAAAPAAKPAAAEVEKTAPSPAPAASSGRGKASRPTIINSSSTPAKSSASSNGEAETKHAPAPAKAEEPKKPAPAPAPVKSQELAPRAETSLAPQVGEKIVPMPLIRRRIAETLKSAQQNAALLTTFNQVDMTNVMALRKKYGQWFLDQWGVKLGFMSFFIKATIDALKQQPALNAEIRDGDKIVYRDYYHVGVAIGSKKGLVVPVLRNAERMRFAEIELAIADFAVRANENRLSAAELSGGTFTITNGGVYGSLMSTPIVNPPQSGVLGMHSIEERPVARDGQVVIRPMMYLALTYDHCMVDGREAVLTLKRICDAIEEPARMLLEA
- a CDS encoding mannonate dehydratase, which encodes MQLTSVVTPLSDENLARVAQLGVTNVAIRYPGPRQKDLLAIQARLSRFGLKIAAIEGELPIQNAILGTANRDDDLAQMKQLLENLGAAQIGVCCYNFMPASDWVRTGRQVRERGGAWTTSFRLADTDQAASLHAVSSTHAGAAVTREQLWENLRAFLAELLPVAEKSGVALAMHPDDPPLATFGEHARIMNCVNDFERLLELSSSPSNGICFCQGTFAVMGVDIPGTIRKLGDRIRYVHFRDSHGTADDFTEAFHDNGPTDMVAAMHAYHDIGFQGPIRPDHVPQLTGEEEGDPGYTMLARFFAFGYIRALIQSAEYGLQRR
- a CDS encoding 2-oxoglutarate dehydrogenase E1 component: MRTPLSKRLDIDVQNMAYAAELLDAYREDPNSVPDDWREWFGKLPQANGDAEALTNLAPQITTSSMFNPTGAPVAVNGDHAAIKGGAAVGADALLQFCVDRMITAFRAYGHLHSRLDPLGLTTTPAPPLSPDQFNIKESDLDRSVYVDRDGETILTTVRELFERMQRVYCGDVGIQLQHIDDHVVRRWLIEEVEGDDRDSSLDRDTQRRILQRLTEAMVFEEFVRKKYLGAKTFSLEGSETLIPLLDLAIHGFAEQGISELVLAMPHRGRLSVLANVIRQPPREIFSQFEDSDPQRHIGGGDVKYHMGASGDYVAASGKKVHVSLCFNPSHLEYVDPVALGRMRAKQDRRGDAERQMGAVVLIHGDAAFAGEGVVQETLNLSQLHGYRTGGTLHVIVNNQLGFTTQPHDSRSTIYATDVARMLQSPIFHVNGENPAAVSQVVSLALEFRRTHQRDVVIDMYCFRRFGHNETDEPSFTQPLLYQAIEHHRSIRDRFLDNLVELGQFEVQEADEMLTQHHEFLQTEYEIGKELAQADRHPQNVWQGYFGGPQPEVGEDDPDTGMPVEKLSKMLVKLTEIPKGFHLHRKLTRQMEARRAMGDGKRPLDWASAEALAFASLSMAGRRVRLSGQDAQRGTFSQRHGVLHDVVTGKTHNIFSKLSGDQAPVELLNSPLSEVGVLGFDYGYSLDFPEALVAWEAQFGDFGNCAQVIVDEFISSAEDKWNRLSGIVMLLPHGYEGQGPEHSSGRLERFLAIGAEDNIQVAYPSTPAQYFHLLRRQTLRLWRKPLVIFTPKSLLRHPSAVSSLTDLAEGEFKPILPDETCDPAKVRRVLLCTGKLYYELDSYRNEHQLDDVAILRIEMLHPLRAGKFTDALKEYASDCPVTWVQEEPLNMGAWPHWATRFTGHRIDDHELTVVGRPRSASPATGSKSAHLWEQADLLERAFAD